In one Geoglobus acetivorans genomic region, the following are encoded:
- a CDS encoding (Fe-S)-binding protein gives MKITGRLIEDEAFVCVQCHYCRVCPAYQAIKWESVSPRGRIYLLRGVLKGEIDPDSTAVEDFYRCTTCGACETVCQTSIPLVDVLEMARAEFVKAGKAPLPVHKKLRDVAEKNWNPYGEERGERARWASKYSFKDKSDTIYFAGCTASYRMHELAENTVEFLFKMNVDFTYAGEDEYCCGSPFLRTGQRELAYEFFRKNYEEWKKRGVKRILATCSGCYRTLKRDYPKIAEELGYEWDFEVMHTSQLIHDLVMAGKVVFEKKDEKVTYHDPCHLGRHMGVYEVPRLVLQEMGLEIVEMEHNRENALCCGAGGGVKSQFKDLANDIGERRIEEALETGAEYIVSCCPFCKLHLNQTGEGRIVVVDLVELANKRTKSLNNGVEKEKEQQTRRS, from the coding sequence GTGAAAATCACAGGCAGACTCATAGAGGATGAGGCTTTTGTCTGCGTTCAGTGCCATTACTGCAGAGTCTGTCCCGCATATCAGGCGATAAAGTGGGAGAGCGTTTCGCCGAGGGGAAGGATCTACCTGCTCAGAGGGGTGCTGAAAGGGGAGATTGATCCTGACAGCACTGCTGTTGAGGATTTTTACAGATGCACCACCTGTGGGGCCTGCGAGACAGTATGTCAAACATCCATTCCTCTCGTGGATGTGCTGGAGATGGCAAGAGCCGAGTTTGTTAAAGCTGGAAAAGCTCCACTGCCGGTTCACAAAAAGCTCAGAGATGTGGCCGAAAAGAACTGGAATCCATACGGTGAGGAAAGGGGAGAGCGAGCCAGATGGGCCTCAAAATACAGCTTTAAAGATAAATCTGACACCATCTACTTTGCAGGCTGTACCGCAAGCTACAGAATGCATGAACTTGCAGAAAATACTGTGGAGTTTCTCTTTAAAATGAATGTTGATTTTACGTATGCTGGAGAGGATGAATACTGCTGCGGTTCGCCCTTTTTGAGAACCGGTCAGAGAGAGCTTGCTTACGAGTTTTTCAGGAAAAACTACGAGGAATGGAAGAAGAGAGGCGTTAAAAGGATACTTGCCACATGTTCGGGATGTTACAGAACTCTGAAAAGAGATTATCCGAAAATAGCTGAAGAACTCGGATATGAATGGGACTTTGAGGTCATGCACACCTCTCAGTTAATACATGACCTTGTAATGGCAGGAAAGGTCGTGTTTGAAAAGAAAGACGAGAAGGTCACCTATCACGATCCGTGCCATCTTGGCAGGCACATGGGCGTTTACGAGGTGCCAAGACTGGTTTTGCAGGAGATGGGGCTTGAAATTGTTGAGATGGAACACAACAGAGAGAATGCGCTGTGCTGTGGGGCAGGGGGTGGAGTCAAATCACAGTTCAAAGACCTTGCAAACGATATTGGGGAGAGAAGAATCGAGGAGGCTCTTGAAACAGGAGCAGAGTATATTGTGTCCTGCTGCCCGTTCTGCAAGCTTCACCTGAATCAGACAGGCGAGGGGCGGATTGTGGTTGTAGATCTCGTGGAGCTTGCGAATAAAAGAACAAAAAGTTTAAATAATGGCGTGGAAAAGGAGAAGGAACAGCAAACCAGGAGGAGTTGA
- a CDS encoding DNA integrity scanning protein DisA nucleotide-binding domain protein: MLNLLIDFVRDLARKYEIGKVILVSDADIEFDDIEVIKAPRSYIEAVKNTFAVTSSCGLTESIMTIPGISEFVEAYLEARGYDSKAIVCVYLPNLKGAFVIDGESKLSRILKECSEYVHPEALRSALGVALTIAFKGREGKKIGTAFVIGDPENVLRRSRQIVINPYEGHPPEKRDVKNPDNWESIMEFAQLDGVFVLDSNGIILSAGRYLDIEGEISLKYGLGGRHIACASITKSTKSIAIVVSGSGGDITIFKDGEAVIEIPVSMM, encoded by the coding sequence ATGTTAAATCTCCTCATTGATTTTGTGAGAGACCTTGCCAGAAAATATGAGATAGGCAAAGTCATACTTGTTTCTGATGCAGACATTGAATTCGACGATATTGAGGTTATAAAGGCTCCAAGAAGCTATATAGAGGCGGTTAAAAACACATTTGCAGTTACAAGTTCCTGTGGCCTGACGGAAAGCATAATGACGATTCCCGGAATATCTGAATTCGTTGAGGCATATCTTGAGGCGAGGGGCTACGACTCGAAGGCCATAGTCTGTGTGTATCTTCCAAACCTCAAGGGAGCATTTGTTATAGATGGGGAGAGCAAGCTGAGCAGAATATTGAAAGAATGCTCGGAATACGTACATCCTGAGGCGCTGAGGTCTGCTCTTGGTGTTGCGCTCACAATTGCATTCAAGGGCAGGGAAGGAAAGAAAATCGGCACGGCATTCGTCATAGGGGACCCTGAAAATGTCCTGAGGAGGTCGAGGCAGATTGTCATCAACCCCTACGAGGGCCACCCTCCTGAAAAAAGGGACGTCAAAAATCCAGACAACTGGGAGAGTATTATGGAGTTTGCTCAGCTTGATGGAGTGTTCGTTCTCGACTCGAACGGAATAATCCTTTCTGCTGGAAGGTATCTCGATATTGAAGGCGAGATATCTCTGAAATACGGTCTCGGTGGAAGGCACATTGCCTGTGCGTCAATAACCAAATCCACAAAAAGCATAGCGATTGTCGTGTCAGGCAGTGGAGGAGATATAACAATCTTCAAGGATGGGGAAGCTGTCATTGAAATACCGGTTTCAATGATGTAG
- the nikR gene encoding nickel-responsive transcriptional regulator NikR — MEENITRIGVSLPRNLLEEFDSIILNRGYSSRSEAIRDAIRNYILEYKWMEREEGEAVGVVNILYNHSVKGINDAIVALQHDFHELITSSIHIHLSHEMCLEMVMVRGDMSDIKRLVDRVSSTRGVINVKLITALKE, encoded by the coding sequence ATGGAGGAGAACATCACCAGAATTGGTGTCAGTCTGCCCCGCAACCTGCTTGAGGAATTTGATTCAATAATCCTGAACAGAGGATATTCTTCAAGAAGTGAGGCAATAAGAGATGCCATAAGGAATTACATCCTCGAGTACAAGTGGATGGAAAGGGAGGAAGGCGAGGCTGTCGGGGTGGTCAACATCCTGTACAACCACAGTGTGAAGGGCATAAACGATGCAATTGTTGCTCTTCAGCACGACTTCCATGAACTAATAACCAGCTCGATCCACATTCACCTCAGCCACGAAATGTGCCTGGAGATGGTCATGGTTAGGGGTGACATGAGCGACATAAAGCGGCTTGTGGACAGGGTTTCATCAACAAGGGGAGTGATAAACGTCAAGCTGATTACTGCCCTGAAAGAATGA
- a CDS encoding homoserine dehydrogenase, with translation MRMIRVAIFGFGNVGRGVARALTNNRELIEKKIGKFEVVAIADSKSSIHGDIDLKYAVEYKLRHGRLPGDMKADELMENVEFDLLIDTTPTDVFTGEPGLSYIKQALSMGRDVITSSKGPLVVAFRELFRLAEKNGARMGYEATVGGAMPVVKLIKRELAGNQIFRLRGILNGTTNYILSRMEREKMPYSQILSEAQELGIAEANPEYDVKGYDAGAKLVILANTAFSFDAKFSSVRIVGIEDITPEAFEVAGEKGYTIRLVAEADSRGKLEVSPRLIKVTNPLAIYGTLNALLVETDLAGEVFVIGKGAGDRETASAIISDMVDIYGRDNGH, from the coding sequence ATGCGTATGATTAGGGTGGCGATTTTTGGCTTCGGAAACGTGGGAAGAGGCGTTGCAAGGGCGCTGACAAACAACAGAGAGCTTATCGAGAAAAAGATAGGCAAATTCGAAGTTGTCGCCATAGCTGATTCAAAAAGCTCGATTCATGGAGATATTGATCTGAAATATGCCGTGGAATACAAACTCAGACATGGAAGGCTGCCCGGAGATATGAAAGCTGATGAGCTTATGGAAAATGTGGAATTTGACCTTCTGATTGATACGACACCAACAGACGTGTTTACGGGAGAGCCGGGATTAAGCTACATCAAACAGGCTCTCAGCATGGGGAGGGATGTGATAACCTCAAGTAAAGGCCCCCTTGTTGTGGCATTTAGAGAGCTGTTCAGGCTTGCCGAGAAGAACGGAGCAAGAATGGGCTATGAGGCGACCGTGGGGGGAGCGATGCCCGTTGTGAAGCTCATAAAGAGAGAGCTTGCAGGCAACCAGATTTTCAGGTTGAGGGGAATTCTTAACGGCACGACCAATTACATACTCTCCAGAATGGAGAGGGAAAAAATGCCATATTCTCAGATTCTGAGCGAAGCGCAGGAACTGGGAATTGCCGAGGCAAACCCCGAGTATGATGTAAAGGGCTACGATGCAGGAGCGAAGCTCGTTATTCTTGCAAACACAGCCTTTTCCTTCGATGCAAAGTTCAGCAGTGTGAGGATTGTGGGTATAGAGGACATAACCCCCGAGGCCTTTGAGGTCGCGGGCGAAAAAGGATACACCATACGGCTTGTTGCAGAGGCGGACAGCAGGGGCAAACTCGAGGTCTCGCCAAGACTCATTAAGGTAACCAACCCTCTTGCAATATACGGAACGTTGAACGCCCTGCTCGTGGAGACAGATCTCGCTGGAGAAGTCTTTGTTATCGGAAAGGGCGCAGGAGACAGGGAAACAGCAAGCGCAATAATCTCCGACATGGTAGATATCTATGGAAGGGATAACGGCCATTAA
- a CDS encoding ACT domain-containing protein yields MIVTLVVELEDKPGQLLRVIEPISRLGGNIISIVHDRHRISPLKRIPVEFVIDIDSDRFDEVIGRIRESGIYIRSFNEVRLKATASVLLIGHIIHTDLSDTVNRIDESGFAEVVEMHITMPKLNAPSTALITISARGKKELKEAIQILKEICSDKNITVIEPLNEDAYD; encoded by the coding sequence ATGATTGTAACACTGGTCGTCGAGCTGGAAGATAAGCCCGGACAGCTCTTGAGAGTTATTGAGCCGATTTCCCGGCTTGGTGGCAATATAATCAGCATAGTCCATGACAGGCACAGAATTTCGCCGCTCAAACGAATACCGGTGGAATTCGTGATCGACATTGACTCTGACAGGTTCGACGAGGTTATTGGCAGAATTAGAGAGTCGGGAATATACATCAGAAGCTTCAACGAAGTGAGGCTGAAGGCTACTGCAAGCGTTTTGCTGATCGGACATATAATTCACACCGACCTGAGCGACACGGTGAACAGAATAGATGAGTCAGGGTTTGCAGAGGTCGTGGAGATGCACATAACGATGCCGAAACTGAACGCCCCATCGACAGCCCTTATCACCATTTCAGCGAGAGGCAAGAAAGAGCTGAAGGAAGCAATACAGATTCTCAAGGAAATATGTTCGGACAAAAATATCACGGTTATAGAACCTTTAAACGAGGATGCGTATGATTAG
- a CDS encoding FAD-binding oxidoreductase, which translates to MLRNIPYRDDYVERYLYSHDISAPPLVSRFYRKADGIFQPEHEEDVAEILKLSKTSKKPAIPRGSATSGYGGVIPVKGGYVVDFSRMDGFEIDEEKKLLIAEPGAVWWDVEERLNRKGLTLRVYPTSAPSSTVGGWIAQNGYGVGSLRYGSIAENVERLRVADFEGIRETEKVEFYAGLEGTTGIITKAWVKVKDLEDLRYYAFHVDAGRAAKLVHSGDHYSALFLNREYVKMKNQVFDEQIPEKDTLIIATTESMDGDEALGEEIWETRFYPMRIKRLGPGIIPAEVIIPENRLGEYLSKISGFGAGSEVWFLNNGMCSVLSFLPYDERKTGYALKWRLSIRALKIAKKLGGKSYSSGLYLSKESPVIYALFDELRRYKKKIDPENLLNPLKVFPEGYMPLIMTLAEVFS; encoded by the coding sequence ATGCTCAGGAATATTCCCTACAGGGACGATTATGTTGAGAGATATCTTTACTCCCACGACATCTCCGCTCCACCATTGGTTTCAAGATTCTATAGAAAAGCTGATGGAATTTTTCAACCAGAGCATGAAGAAGACGTCGCTGAGATCTTAAAGCTGTCAAAAACCAGTAAAAAACCGGCGATCCCGAGAGGCTCTGCAACATCGGGATACGGTGGGGTAATTCCGGTTAAAGGTGGCTATGTTGTTGATTTCTCGAGAATGGATGGGTTTGAGATTGACGAGGAAAAAAAACTTCTCATTGCTGAGCCCGGTGCCGTGTGGTGGGATGTTGAGGAGAGGCTGAACAGAAAAGGCCTCACCCTCAGAGTTTACCCCACAAGTGCCCCATCATCTACGGTTGGGGGGTGGATTGCCCAGAACGGATATGGCGTGGGAAGCCTGAGATACGGCAGCATAGCCGAAAACGTTGAAAGGCTGAGAGTTGCGGACTTTGAAGGGATAAGGGAGACTGAGAAAGTAGAGTTCTACGCCGGGCTTGAAGGAACAACCGGCATAATCACAAAAGCGTGGGTGAAGGTTAAGGATCTGGAAGATCTCAGATACTATGCTTTTCACGTGGATGCCGGCAGGGCCGCAAAGCTCGTCCATTCGGGAGACCATTATTCAGCTTTATTTCTCAACAGAGAGTACGTGAAAATGAAAAATCAGGTTTTCGATGAGCAGATTCCTGAAAAAGATACTCTCATCATAGCCACGACCGAAAGCATGGATGGCGATGAAGCCCTCGGCGAGGAGATATGGGAAACCAGATTTTACCCGATGAGGATTAAAAGGCTTGGGCCGGGAATAATTCCTGCTGAGGTGATTATACCAGAAAACAGACTTGGGGAATACCTTTCAAAAATATCCGGGTTCGGTGCGGGGAGTGAGGTGTGGTTCCTGAACAATGGCATGTGCTCTGTCCTCTCGTTCCTGCCTTACGACGAGAGGAAAACAGGATATGCTCTGAAATGGAGGCTCAGTATCAGGGCGCTGAAAATAGCGAAAAAACTAGGTGGAAAAAGCTACTCTTCGGGTCTTTACCTCAGCAAAGAATCCCCTGTGATCTACGCATTGTTTGACGAATTGAGGAGGTACAAGAAGAAAATAGACCCTGAAAATCTCCTCAACCCTTTAAAGGTTTTTCCTGAAGGATACATGCCCCTCATTATGACCCTTGCGGAGGTGTTTTCGTGA
- a CDS encoding SpoVG family protein translates to MVEITEVRIYKSKGEGAVKAYASVSLDGEFVVKGLKVIEGENGLWVSMPSRKGKDGSYQDIFHPTSREARDKIVNAVMEAYNNLE, encoded by the coding sequence TTGGTAGAAATAACGGAAGTTAGAATATACAAATCGAAAGGAGAAGGGGCCGTTAAGGCCTATGCATCTGTAAGTCTGGATGGAGAGTTTGTGGTTAAGGGCCTGAAAGTTATTGAGGGCGAAAACGGGCTCTGGGTAAGCATGCCGAGCAGGAAGGGTAAGGATGGCAGCTATCAGGACATCTTTCACCCGACCAGCAGAGAGGCGAGAGACAAAATTGTTAATGCCGTGATGGAGGCATACAACAATCTTGAGTGA
- the ilvE gene encoding branched-chain-amino-acid transaminase: MSELLVYMNGEFVPESQAKVSVFDHGFLYGDGVFEGIRAYNGKVFKLYEHIDRLYDCARVIDLKIPLSKEEFAEAILETLRRNNLRDAYIRPIVTRGAGDLGLDPRKCPSPNVIIITKPWGKLYGDLYEKGLKAITVAIRRNAIDSLPPNIKSLNYLNNILAKIEANAKGGDEAIFLDHNGYISEGSGDNIFIVKNGTITTPPTLNNLKGITRQVVIELINELEIPFREANIGLFDLYSADEIFVTGTAAEIAPVTYIDGRTVGNGKPGKVTKMLMEKFRERTENEGVEIYR, encoded by the coding sequence ATGAGCGAGTTGCTCGTTTACATGAATGGAGAATTTGTCCCGGAAAGTCAGGCAAAGGTGAGTGTATTTGATCACGGTTTCCTGTATGGGGACGGAGTTTTTGAGGGAATAAGAGCGTATAACGGAAAGGTTTTCAAGCTCTATGAGCATATTGACCGGCTTTACGACTGTGCGAGAGTCATTGATTTAAAAATTCCTCTGAGCAAGGAGGAGTTTGCCGAGGCAATTCTCGAAACGCTGAGAAGGAACAATTTGAGAGATGCGTACATAAGGCCGATCGTGACGAGAGGTGCCGGAGACCTCGGTCTGGATCCGAGAAAATGTCCCAGCCCGAACGTGATAATTATAACAAAACCCTGGGGAAAGCTTTACGGAGATTTGTATGAGAAGGGCCTGAAAGCCATTACAGTGGCGATAAGAAGAAATGCAATCGATTCGCTGCCACCAAACATCAAGTCCCTGAACTATCTGAACAACATCCTTGCCAAGATCGAAGCAAACGCCAAGGGTGGAGACGAGGCCATATTCCTTGACCACAACGGATACATCTCAGAGGGGAGCGGGGACAACATCTTCATCGTTAAGAACGGCACGATTACAACTCCTCCAACCCTGAATAACCTGAAGGGCATAACAAGACAGGTCGTGATAGAACTAATAAATGAGCTGGAAATTCCTTTCAGAGAGGCAAATATCGGACTGTTTGACCTGTATTCGGCTGACGAGATTTTCGTCACCGGTACTGCTGCGGAAATAGCTCCCGTAACATATATAGATGGCAGGACTGTTGGTAACGGTAAGCCAGGAAAAGTTACTAAAATGCTGATGGAAAAGTTCAGGGAGAGAACAGAAAACGAGGGGGTTGAAATATACAGATGA